From the genome of Mycobacterium dioxanotrophicus, one region includes:
- a CDS encoding excinuclease ABC subunit UvrA: MTRSLERPWDERSADIPADVRVRGAREHNLKNVDVDVPRDALVVFTGVSGSGKSSLAFGTLFAESQRRYLESVAPYARRLIDQVGVPDVDSIEGMPPAVALQQNRGAGSARSSVGSVTTLSSLVRMLYSRAGHYPADQPMLFAEDFSPNTVPGACPTCHGIGRVYEVPEELMVPDPSLTIRDRAIAAWPAAWHGQNLRDILVSLGYDVDTPWKDLPKKDRDWILYTDERPTVPVYAGFTPAQTRRAVAMEMEPSYQGTFTGARRYVLDTFANTKSAQMKKRVSQFVRGAVCSTCDGKLIKPEALSVTFEGFDIAELSGLTLNRLAELLEPVAAGTPTHHADSDLAVEKRAAAGRLAAELLERLHPIMDLGLGYLSLDRSTPTLSSGELQRLRLATQLSSQLFGVVYVLDEPSAGLHPRDRDALLGILQGLKRRGNSVFLVEHSLDIIGAADWLVDIGPGAGERGGQILYSGPPEGLRQVDESSTRRYLFGLTKPVARTPREPGGWLRLEHVSRNNLHDVAVSFPLKCLTAVTGISGAGKSSLVSQALPTLVAEYLGAPVTGATDETSDDDDLLLAGDSAPVDGKIVGDIGGLRRVVSIDQKPIGRTPRSNVATYTGMFDHIRRRFAETPESRSRGYKAGRFSFNVASGRCPTCEGEGWVMVELLFLPSVYTPCSDCDGTRYKASTLEITWRDRNIAEILDMGVEQARDFFEGEAEILRSLTVLCDVGLGYLRLGQPATELSGGEAQRVKLATELQRAHRGDALYLLDEPSAGLHPADTDRLMVHLQKLVDAGNTVVVVELDMRVVAQADYVIDLGPGAGGDGGRVVATGTPAQASTHADSASASYLAEALKLAASPS, from the coding sequence GTGACGAGATCGTTGGAGCGGCCGTGGGATGAGCGGTCGGCGGACATACCGGCCGATGTCCGGGTGCGCGGCGCCCGCGAGCACAACCTCAAGAACGTCGATGTCGACGTTCCGCGGGACGCCCTGGTGGTGTTCACCGGTGTGTCCGGGTCGGGTAAGTCATCACTGGCATTCGGCACGTTGTTCGCCGAGTCGCAGCGCCGCTATCTGGAATCGGTGGCTCCGTACGCACGTCGTCTGATCGACCAGGTGGGTGTTCCCGACGTCGACTCCATCGAGGGCATGCCGCCCGCGGTGGCCCTGCAGCAAAACCGAGGGGCGGGCAGCGCGCGGTCGTCGGTGGGCAGCGTGACGACGCTGTCGAGCCTGGTCCGCATGCTCTACTCGCGTGCCGGGCACTATCCGGCCGACCAGCCCATGCTGTTCGCGGAGGATTTCTCGCCGAACACCGTGCCGGGTGCGTGCCCGACTTGTCACGGCATCGGCCGGGTGTACGAGGTGCCCGAGGAACTCATGGTGCCCGATCCGTCGCTGACCATCCGCGACCGGGCCATCGCGGCGTGGCCTGCGGCATGGCACGGGCAGAACCTGCGCGACATCCTGGTGTCCCTGGGTTACGACGTCGACACGCCGTGGAAAGACCTGCCGAAGAAGGATCGGGACTGGATCCTCTACACCGACGAACGGCCGACCGTGCCGGTGTACGCGGGGTTCACCCCGGCGCAGACGCGGCGGGCTGTGGCCATGGAGATGGAGCCCAGCTACCAGGGCACCTTCACCGGCGCCCGGCGCTACGTCCTGGACACCTTCGCCAACACCAAGAGCGCGCAGATGAAGAAGCGCGTTTCCCAGTTCGTCCGTGGCGCGGTCTGTTCGACGTGTGACGGCAAGCTGATCAAGCCCGAGGCGTTGTCGGTCACGTTCGAGGGATTCGACATCGCGGAGCTGTCCGGCCTGACCCTGAATCGGCTCGCCGAGCTGTTGGAACCCGTGGCGGCCGGCACACCGACGCATCACGCGGATTCCGATCTCGCCGTCGAAAAGCGTGCCGCCGCTGGACGTTTGGCGGCCGAGTTGCTGGAGCGGCTGCACCCGATCATGGATCTGGGGCTGGGCTACCTGTCGCTGGACCGCAGCACCCCGACGTTGTCGTCGGGGGAACTGCAGCGGCTGCGCCTGGCCACGCAGCTGTCGTCCCAGCTGTTCGGCGTGGTGTACGTGCTCGACGAACCATCGGCCGGGCTGCACCCGCGCGACCGGGACGCGCTGCTGGGGATCTTGCAGGGGCTGAAGCGACGCGGTAACAGCGTCTTCCTCGTCGAGCATTCGCTCGACATCATCGGCGCCGCGGACTGGTTGGTCGACATCGGACCCGGCGCAGGCGAGCGCGGCGGCCAGATCCTCTACAGCGGCCCGCCGGAAGGTCTGCGGCAGGTAGATGAATCCTCCACGCGCCGTTACCTTTTCGGTTTGACCAAGCCGGTGGCGCGCACCCCGCGCGAGCCTGGCGGCTGGCTGCGGCTGGAACATGTGAGCCGCAACAACCTTCACGACGTGGCGGTGTCGTTCCCGCTGAAATGTCTGACCGCCGTCACCGGAATATCCGGCGCCGGAAAATCGAGCCTGGTGAGTCAGGCGCTGCCGACGCTGGTCGCCGAGTACCTGGGCGCCCCCGTGACGGGTGCGACCGACGAAACGTCCGACGACGACGATCTGCTGCTGGCAGGCGATTCCGCGCCGGTCGACGGCAAGATCGTCGGCGACATCGGCGGCTTGCGGCGCGTGGTGAGCATCGACCAAAAGCCCATCGGCCGCACACCGCGGTCCAACGTCGCCACCTACACCGGCATGTTCGACCACATCCGCCGCCGCTTCGCCGAGACACCGGAATCGCGCAGCCGCGGTTACAAGGCCGGGCGGTTCTCCTTCAACGTCGCGTCGGGGCGGTGCCCGACCTGTGAGGGTGAGGGGTGGGTGATGGTCGAGTTGCTGTTCCTTCCCAGCGTCTACACCCCCTGCTCGGACTGCGACGGAACGCGCTACAAGGCAAGCACTTTGGAGATCACCTGGCGTGATCGCAACATCGCCGAGATCCTCGATATGGGTGTCGAGCAGGCACGCGACTTCTTCGAGGGAGAAGCCGAGATCCTGCGCTCCCTGACGGTGCTCTGTGATGTCGGGCTGGGCTATCTGCGGCTGGGGCAGCCCGCGACCGAGCTGTCCGGCGGCGAGGCCCAACGTGTCAAGCTCGCCACCGAACTGCAACGGGCACACCGCGGCGACGCGCTCTACCTGCTCGACGAACCGTCCGCGGGTTTGCATCCCGCCGACACCGACCGGCTGATGGTGCACTTGCAGAAGCTGGTGGATGCAGGCAACACGGTGGTCGTCGTCGAACTCGACATGCGTGTCGTCGCACAGGCCGACTACGTCATCGACCTCGGGCCGGGTGCCGGAGGCGACGGCGGTCGTGTGGTCGCCACCGGGACGCCGGCACAGGCGTCGACCCACGCCGACAGTGCCAGTGCCTCCTACCTCGCCGAGGCACTGAAGCTGGCGGCGAGCCCGTCCTGA
- a CDS encoding acyl-CoA thioesterase, protein MPLPQLADILTTLDLTESGDDMFIAEQIDNADHHIIGGHIAAQALMAASRTAAGRLPHSVHVYLLRAGDARHPVQMRVSRLRDGGALSTRQVTAHQDGEILLEALASFSAPVDSAEYQQSLPEVPDPESLPAVEDQLRAYADEFGGFWVLPQAIERRYVDAPPRLAMDLPSPPARTRMWWRPAESVSDDPILNSCLLTYVSGTTMLEAAMTMRRTSQLRSFSALIDHAVWFQRPADLSDWVLSDQVSPSGIHGRGLASATMYNRAGQLVCTATQELYFGRDRAR, encoded by the coding sequence ATGCCCCTGCCGCAGCTCGCCGACATCCTCACGACTCTGGACCTCACCGAATCCGGCGACGACATGTTCATCGCCGAGCAGATCGACAATGCCGACCATCACATCATCGGTGGTCACATCGCGGCGCAAGCGCTGATGGCGGCCAGTCGCACCGCGGCGGGCCGGCTGCCGCACAGCGTGCATGTCTATCTCCTGCGGGCCGGCGATGCCCGCCACCCGGTGCAGATGAGGGTTTCGCGGCTGCGCGACGGGGGCGCGTTGTCGACGCGGCAGGTCACCGCGCACCAGGACGGGGAAATCCTGCTGGAGGCACTGGCCTCGTTCAGCGCACCTGTCGACAGCGCCGAGTATCAGCAGTCCTTGCCGGAGGTTCCGGACCCGGAATCGCTGCCCGCCGTTGAGGATCAGCTGCGCGCGTATGCCGATGAGTTCGGCGGATTCTGGGTGCTGCCGCAAGCCATCGAGCGGCGCTACGTCGACGCGCCGCCCAGGTTGGCGATGGATCTGCCCTCGCCTCCCGCGCGAACCCGAATGTGGTGGCGCCCAGCCGAATCGGTGTCCGACGATCCGATCCTCAACAGCTGCCTGCTCACCTATGTCTCGGGCACCACGATGCTGGAAGCGGCGATGACGATGCGGCGGACCTCCCAGCTCAGATCGTTCTCGGCGCTCATCGATCACGCCGTCTGGTTCCAGCGGCCGGCCGACCTGTCCGATTGGGTGCTCTCCGATCAGGTGTCGCCCAGCGGAATTCACGGGCGCGGGCTCGCCAGTGCGACGATGTACAACCGCGCGGGCCAACTCGTCTGCACTGCCACCCAGGAGTTGTACTTCGGTCGCGACCGGGCGCGCTAG
- a CDS encoding universal stress protein, which yields MSAYRTVVVGTDGSDSSLRAVDRAGQIAAGSNAKLIVATAYFPQSEDQRAADVLKDEGYQMAGNAPIYAILREATERAKAAGATDIEERPVVGAPVDALVELAEDVKADLLVVGNVGLSTIAGRLLGSVPANVARRSKTDVLIVHTS from the coding sequence ATGAGCGCCTATCGCACCGTGGTGGTCGGTACGGACGGATCTGATTCGTCGCTGCGTGCTGTGGACCGCGCCGGTCAGATCGCCGCCGGGTCGAACGCGAAGCTGATCGTGGCGACCGCGTACTTCCCCCAGAGCGAAGATCAGCGCGCCGCCGACGTGCTCAAGGACGAGGGCTACCAGATGGCGGGCAATGCCCCCATCTACGCCATCCTGCGTGAGGCGACCGAGCGTGCCAAGGCCGCCGGTGCCACCGACATCGAGGAGCGTCCGGTCGTCGGCGCCCCGGTGGACGCCCTGGTCGAGCTGGCCGAGGACGTCAAGGCAGACCTGCTCGTGGTCGGCAACGTGGGCCTGAGCACCATCGCCGGCCGGCTGCTCGGCTCGGTACCCGCGAACGTGGCACGCCGGTCCAAGACCGACGTGCTCATCGTCCACACCAGCTAG
- a CDS encoding MBL fold metallo-hydrolase: MTPPSITVSDTYTGHVEPHTAARRTAGGATIVKASVGPMDNNAYLVTSTKTGDTLLIDAANDADALLELIKANAPKLDLIVTSHQHFDHVQALSAVAKATGAPTAAHQLDAEALPVKPDRILADGDTITIGDLTLDVIHLRGHTPGSVALALKSSDGVTHLFTGDCLFPGGVGKTWQPGDFETLLGDVTSKVFDVYDDNTVVHPGHGDDTTLGAERPSLSEWRARGW, encoded by the coding sequence GTGACTCCTCCCAGCATCACCGTCAGCGACACCTACACCGGCCACGTCGAGCCGCACACGGCCGCACGGCGCACCGCGGGCGGGGCGACGATCGTCAAGGCGTCGGTGGGCCCGATGGACAACAACGCCTACCTGGTGACCAGCACGAAGACCGGAGACACCCTGCTCATCGACGCCGCCAACGACGCCGACGCGCTGCTGGAACTCATCAAGGCCAACGCCCCCAAGCTGGATCTGATCGTCACCAGCCACCAGCATTTCGACCATGTGCAGGCACTGTCAGCAGTGGCGAAGGCCACTGGTGCCCCGACCGCCGCGCATCAACTCGACGCCGAAGCCCTGCCGGTGAAGCCCGACCGCATCTTGGCCGACGGGGACACCATCACCATCGGTGACCTCACGCTCGACGTGATCCACCTGCGGGGACACACCCCGGGTTCGGTCGCGCTGGCCCTGAAATCGTCCGACGGCGTGACACACCTGTTCACCGGCGACTGCCTGTTTCCGGGCGGGGTCGGCAAGACATGGCAACCCGGCGATTTCGAAACCCTGCTGGGCGATGTGACCAGCAAGGTCTTCGACGTCTACGACGACAACACGGTCGTCCACCCCGGACACGGCGACGACACCACGCTGGGCGCCGAGCGGCCCAGCCTGTCCGAGTGGCGAGCGCGCGGCTGGTAG
- the uvrA gene encoding excinuclease ABC subunit UvrA, whose translation MADRLIVKGAREHNLRGVDLDLPRDALIVFTGLSGSGKSSLAFDTIFAEGQRRYVESLSAYARQFLGQMDKPDVDFIEGLSPAVSIDQKSTNRNPRSTVGTITEVYDYLRLLYARAGTPHCPVCGERIARQTPQQIVDQVLAMDEGLRFQVLAPVVRTRKGEFVDLFDKLNTQGYSRVRVDGVVHPLTDPPKLKKQEKHDIEVVVDRLTVKASAKQRLTDSVETALNLADGIVVLEFVDREDDHPHREQRFSEKLACPNGHPLAVDDLEPRSFSFNSPYGACPECTGLGIRKEVDPDLVVPDPELTLAEGAVAPWAVGQSAEYFTRMLSGLGDQLGFDIDTPWKKLPAKARKAILEGSDHQVHVRYKNRYGRTRSYYADFEGVMAFLQRRMEQTDSEQMKERYEGFMRDIPCPECNGTRLKPEILAVTLAAGDYGAKSIAQVAELSIADCADFLNALTLGHREQAIAGQVLKEIQSRLGFLLDVGLDYLSLSRAAATLSGGEAQRIRLATQIGSGLVGVLYVLDEPSIGLHQRDNRRLIDTLVRLRDLGNTLIVVEHDLDTIAHADWVVDIGPFAGEHGGRIVHSGTYDELLRNSESLTGAYLSGRESIEVPALRRPTDKRRQITVVGARENNLKEIDVAFPLGVLTSVTGVSGSGKSTLVNDILASVMANKLNGARQVPGRHTRVNGLDQLDKLVRVDQSPIGRTPRSNPATYTGVFDKIRSLFAATTEAKVRGYQPGRFSFNVKGGRCEACSGDGTIKIEMNFLPDVYVPCEVCHGARYNRETLEVHYKGKTISEVLDMSIEEATEFFEPISSIHRYLKTLVDVGLGYVRLGQPAPTLSGGEAQRVKLAAELQKRSTGRTVYILDEPTTGLHFEDIRKLLKVINGLVDKGNTVIVIEHNLDVIKTSDWIVDMGPEGGAGGGTVVASGTPEDVAANPDSYTGHFLTELLDDVPAAKPKRRKVSA comes from the coding sequence GTGGCTGACCGCCTGATCGTGAAGGGTGCCCGCGAGCACAACCTGCGAGGAGTGGACCTCGACCTGCCGCGTGACGCGCTGATCGTGTTCACGGGACTGTCCGGGTCGGGCAAGTCCTCGCTGGCGTTCGACACCATCTTTGCTGAGGGGCAGCGTCGCTACGTCGAATCGCTGTCGGCGTACGCGAGGCAGTTCCTCGGCCAGATGGACAAGCCCGATGTCGACTTCATCGAGGGCCTCTCGCCCGCGGTGTCCATCGACCAGAAGTCCACCAACCGCAACCCGCGGTCGACCGTCGGCACCATCACCGAGGTCTACGACTATCTGCGTCTGCTGTACGCCCGCGCGGGCACGCCGCACTGCCCGGTCTGTGGTGAGCGCATCGCCCGGCAGACCCCGCAGCAGATCGTCGACCAGGTGCTGGCCATGGACGAGGGGCTGCGGTTCCAGGTGCTCGCCCCGGTGGTGCGCACGCGCAAGGGCGAGTTCGTCGACCTGTTCGACAAGCTCAACACCCAGGGTTACAGCCGCGTGCGGGTCGACGGTGTGGTGCATCCGCTGACCGATCCGCCGAAGCTCAAGAAGCAGGAGAAGCACGACATCGAGGTGGTGGTCGACCGGTTGACGGTCAAGGCCAGCGCCAAGCAGCGGCTCACCGACTCGGTGGAGACTGCGCTGAACCTCGCTGACGGCATCGTGGTGCTGGAGTTCGTCGACCGTGAGGACGACCATCCGCACCGCGAGCAGCGGTTCTCCGAGAAGCTGGCGTGTCCCAACGGGCATCCGCTGGCCGTCGACGATCTGGAACCCCGGTCGTTCTCGTTCAACTCGCCGTACGGTGCCTGCCCGGAGTGCACGGGCCTGGGCATCCGCAAAGAGGTCGACCCCGACCTCGTGGTGCCCGATCCCGAGCTGACCCTGGCCGAGGGTGCCGTCGCGCCGTGGGCGGTGGGGCAGTCTGCCGAGTACTTCACCCGCATGCTGTCGGGTCTGGGGGACCAGCTCGGCTTCGACATCGACACGCCGTGGAAGAAGCTTCCGGCCAAGGCGCGCAAGGCGATTCTGGAAGGCTCGGATCACCAGGTGCACGTCCGGTACAAGAACCGGTACGGGCGCACGCGGTCCTACTACGCCGACTTCGAAGGCGTCATGGCCTTCCTGCAGAGGCGCATGGAGCAGACCGACTCGGAGCAGATGAAGGAACGTTACGAGGGTTTCATGCGCGACATCCCGTGCCCGGAGTGCAACGGCACGCGGCTCAAGCCGGAGATCCTCGCGGTCACCCTGGCGGCGGGGGACTACGGTGCCAAGTCCATCGCTCAGGTCGCCGAGCTCTCCATCGCCGACTGCGCCGACTTCCTCAACGCGCTGACCCTGGGCCACCGCGAGCAGGCCATCGCCGGGCAGGTGCTCAAGGAGATCCAGTCTCGGCTGGGCTTCCTGCTCGATGTCGGTCTGGACTACCTGTCGCTGTCGCGGGCGGCGGCGACGCTGTCCGGCGGTGAGGCACAACGCATCCGGTTGGCCACCCAGATCGGCTCGGGTCTGGTCGGTGTGCTCTATGTCCTCGACGAGCCGTCCATCGGGCTGCATCAGCGTGACAACCGCAGGCTCATCGACACCCTGGTGCGCCTGCGCGATCTCGGCAACACGCTCATCGTCGTCGAGCACGACCTCGACACCATCGCGCATGCCGACTGGGTCGTCGACATCGGGCCGTTTGCCGGCGAGCACGGTGGCCGCATCGTGCACAGCGGCACCTACGACGAGTTGCTGCGTAACTCCGAATCACTCACCGGTGCTTACCTTTCCGGCAGGGAGAGCATCGAGGTGCCCGCGCTACGGCGGCCCACCGACAAGCGCCGTCAGATCACCGTGGTCGGGGCCAGGGAAAACAACCTCAAAGAGATCGACGTGGCCTTTCCGCTGGGCGTGCTGACCTCGGTGACGGGCGTGTCCGGGTCCGGCAAGTCGACTCTGGTCAACGACATCCTGGCCTCGGTGATGGCCAACAAGCTCAACGGCGCCCGGCAGGTGCCGGGCCGGCACACCCGGGTCAACGGGCTGGACCAGCTCGACAAGCTGGTGCGGGTCGACCAGTCGCCCATCGGCCGCACGCCGCGGTCCAACCCGGCGACCTACACCGGGGTGTTCGACAAGATCCGCTCGCTGTTCGCGGCCACCACCGAGGCGAAAGTCCGTGGTTACCAACCGGGCCGGTTCTCGTTCAACGTCAAGGGCGGCCGCTGCGAGGCCTGCTCGGGTGACGGCACCATCAAGATCGAGATGAACTTCCTGCCCGACGTGTACGTGCCGTGCGAGGTGTGCCACGGCGCCCGGTACAACCGGGAAACCCTCGAGGTGCACTACAAGGGCAAGACCATCTCGGAGGTGCTCGACATGTCCATCGAGGAGGCCACCGAGTTCTTCGAGCCGATCTCCTCGATCCACCGCTACCTCAAGACGCTGGTCGATGTCGGCCTGGGCTACGTGCGGCTGGGCCAGCCCGCGCCGACGCTCTCCGGCGGCGAGGCGCAGCGCGTCAAGCTGGCGGCCGAGCTGCAGAAGCGGTCCACCGGGCGCACGGTCTACATCCTCGACGAGCCCACCACGGGTCTGCATTTCGAGGACATCCGCAAGCTGCTCAAAGTGATCAACGGCCTTGTCGACAAAGGCAATACGGTCATCGTCATCGAGCACAACCTCGATGTCATCAAGACCTCCGACTGGATCGTCGACATGGGGCCCGAAGGCGGGGCCGGCGGCGGCACCGTCGTGGCATCCGGTACCCCCGAGGACGTGGCTGCCAACCCGGACAGCTACACGGGCCACTTCCTGACCGAACTGCTCGACGACGTGCCCGCAGCCAAACCCAAGCGTCGCAAGGTCAGCGCCTGA
- a CDS encoding winged helix DNA-binding domain-containing protein, with the protein MRTFTPAERRARLARRHFLSRPGPSVPAVTADFVGLHATDPATPYLSLWARLSGFTVTDLDAQLYQQRTVVKHLAMRRTLWVVRTQDLPAVQAAASDRVADNERRRLIADAQKAGVAADGSRWLDTACDAVVSHLREQGPTPAAQLRAALPALHGSYDPAPDRSWGGETPLAPRVLTVLGVRGDIVRGPNDGAWTTSRPRWAAMSDWLGTTGAAADPELARAQLVRTWLRTFGPATLTDIKWWFGNTLTWARTALRDIDAVEVDLDGIAGYALPDDLDVEPEPEPWGALLPGLDVTTMGWFDRDWYLGGHRSQVFDSNGNAGPTAWWNGRVVGGWGQGADGRVELHLLDEIGRDGTRQLQRRADALTEWLAGVRIKPRFPSPLSKAR; encoded by the coding sequence GTGCGCACCTTCACGCCGGCCGAGCGGCGGGCGCGGCTGGCCCGACGCCACTTCCTGAGCCGGCCGGGCCCCTCGGTGCCCGCTGTCACCGCCGATTTCGTCGGCCTGCACGCCACTGACCCGGCGACGCCCTACCTGTCACTGTGGGCCCGGCTGTCCGGTTTCACCGTGACCGATCTCGATGCGCAGCTGTATCAGCAGCGCACGGTGGTCAAACACCTCGCGATGCGTCGCACGCTGTGGGTTGTCCGCACCCAGGACCTGCCGGCGGTGCAGGCCGCGGCCAGTGACCGGGTGGCCGACAACGAGCGGCGCCGGCTGATCGCCGATGCCCAGAAGGCCGGCGTGGCCGCCGACGGGTCACGCTGGCTGGACACCGCGTGCGATGCGGTGGTGAGCCACCTGCGTGAGCAGGGACCCACGCCCGCGGCGCAACTGCGCGCTGCGCTACCGGCACTGCACGGCAGTTACGATCCTGCCCCGGACCGGAGTTGGGGCGGGGAAACCCCTTTGGCACCAAGAGTTCTGACAGTCCTGGGGGTACGCGGTGACATCGTCCGAGGGCCCAACGACGGGGCCTGGACCACGTCGAGACCACGTTGGGCGGCGATGTCGGACTGGCTCGGCACCACGGGTGCCGCAGCCGATCCGGAGCTCGCCAGGGCGCAGCTGGTCCGGACCTGGCTGCGCACATTCGGGCCTGCCACCCTCACCGACATCAAGTGGTGGTTCGGCAACACCTTGACCTGGGCCCGCACTGCGCTGCGGGACATCGACGCGGTCGAGGTCGATCTGGACGGCATCGCAGGCTATGCGCTGCCCGACGATCTCGACGTCGAGCCGGAGCCCGAACCGTGGGGCGCGCTGCTGCCCGGGCTCGACGTCACCACGATGGGCTGGTTCGACCGCGACTGGTATCTCGGCGGGCACCGCAGCCAGGTGTTCGACAGCAACGGCAATGCCGGGCCCACCGCATGGTGGAACGGCCGGGTCGTGGGCGGCTGGGGTCAGGGCGCCGACGGCCGGGTCGAGCTGCACCTTCTCGACGAGATCGGCCGCGACGGCACCCGGCAGTTGCAGCGCCGCGCCGACGCCCTGACCGAGTGGCTCGCCGGCGTGCGGATCAAGCCCCGTTTTCCGTCGCCGCTGTCGAAGGCACGTTGA
- a CDS encoding lipoprotein LpqH gives MNRVIAGAMGLAAVGAVVVGCSSDKSTAAGAKVSTGGNTAVKVDGSDLAGLDLNSVTCVKQAGKITVASGAVGGQQGLGVVMTDEATPKVQSLGLVYDGSALSVSDNMGVKVGSADVKVDGSTYTISGEASGADMKNPMAGMITKPFTITVSCS, from the coding sequence ATCAACCGGGTTATCGCAGGCGCCATGGGACTGGCCGCTGTCGGCGCGGTGGTGGTGGGCTGCTCGAGCGACAAGTCCACAGCCGCCGGTGCCAAGGTGAGCACAGGTGGAAACACCGCGGTCAAGGTGGACGGATCCGACCTGGCCGGCCTGGACCTCAACTCGGTGACCTGCGTGAAGCAGGCCGGCAAGATCACCGTGGCCAGCGGCGCCGTCGGCGGCCAGCAGGGGCTCGGTGTCGTGATGACCGACGAGGCCACCCCGAAGGTGCAGTCCCTGGGATTGGTGTACGACGGCAGCGCCCTGTCGGTCAGCGACAACATGGGCGTCAAGGTCGGCTCGGCCGATGTCAAGGTGGACGGCAGCACCTACACGATCAGCGGTGAGGCGTCGGGCGCCGACATGAAGAACCCGATGGCCGGGATGATCACCAAGCCGTTCACCATCACGGTGAGCTGCAGCTGA
- a CDS encoding tetratricopeptide repeat protein: MTIIGDLERARHLALAAEEGAAKELLLSLMPQIEQADRDDYALEVFAQLGEIYLVRTAYDGVVEGIRRIRECLAVHTEIRAGARPEEAAKVTMTDAEVDHMICRYTRRAEFLSAGLAAARGEHDDAERHLAALIAAGGEFAELDAEHARLICYARILLATGLCDDDLYARSEPMWAEVLDVVDGHLDGDAEESDHLFVAAALGYGRFCVESGRLAEAEPWLRRGGARAEARGWRLATSRAQLERAAAAWSAGDIAETQRLVHEAYPVIAEHARAHDVSRSWLYFGLIRLAVGALQEADECWSHAERHWREIEKPLHIHRILLQRSWIAIFRGDFDEARERVAQARQMLDSAPRHSWLQYARLDSHLGNVWRADALAEMGFDGFGQPGRNWHQVESRHAEGLAVVDCAPGSPEYTRAIEKLQRAADLKVPAALAVDSVRYTIPDAGARMRWASCVSAPLLAGAFAVAWESDNVELTCELVEYHSARGTFTAEPHEQQVSDWTGTATAAVPVEAELAPELAIAAAAPAVGGTGLTRLGPLPPLRMDPQTAPIMSRYRDLARERYGRDVTAAGDAWQTWP, from the coding sequence GTGACGATCATCGGCGACCTGGAGCGCGCGCGTCACTTGGCCCTGGCCGCCGAAGAGGGCGCCGCCAAGGAGCTGCTGCTGTCGTTGATGCCGCAGATCGAGCAGGCCGACCGCGACGATTACGCGCTCGAGGTGTTCGCCCAACTCGGCGAGATTTATCTGGTGCGCACCGCGTACGACGGTGTGGTGGAAGGCATCCGGCGCATCCGGGAGTGCCTGGCCGTCCACACGGAGATTCGGGCGGGCGCCAGGCCCGAGGAGGCCGCCAAGGTCACCATGACGGATGCGGAGGTCGACCACATGATCTGCCGCTACACCCGCCGTGCCGAATTTCTCTCCGCGGGTCTGGCCGCCGCGCGCGGCGAGCACGACGACGCCGAGCGACACCTGGCAGCGCTGATCGCGGCGGGTGGGGAATTCGCCGAGCTCGACGCCGAGCACGCGCGCCTCATCTGTTACGCCCGCATCCTGCTCGCGACGGGTCTGTGCGACGACGACCTCTATGCCCGGTCGGAGCCGATGTGGGCCGAGGTACTCGACGTCGTGGACGGTCACCTCGACGGGGACGCCGAGGAGTCCGACCATCTGTTCGTCGCGGCCGCACTGGGTTACGGGCGGTTCTGTGTGGAATCCGGGCGGCTGGCCGAGGCCGAACCGTGGCTGCGCCGCGGTGGCGCCCGGGCCGAGGCCCGGGGTTGGCGGCTGGCCACCTCCCGCGCGCAACTGGAACGGGCCGCGGCGGCGTGGTCGGCCGGCGACATCGCCGAGACCCAGCGGCTGGTGCACGAGGCATACCCGGTGATCGCCGAGCATGCCCGGGCCCACGATGTGTCCCGAAGCTGGCTGTACTTCGGCCTGATCCGCTTGGCCGTCGGCGCGCTGCAGGAGGCCGACGAGTGCTGGTCACACGCCGAACGGCATTGGCGCGAGATCGAGAAACCGCTGCACATTCACCGGATCCTGTTGCAGCGCAGCTGGATCGCGATCTTCCGCGGCGACTTCGACGAGGCCCGCGAACGGGTCGCGCAGGCTCGGCAGATGCTGGATTCGGCGCCGCGGCACAGTTGGCTGCAGTACGCCCGGCTGGACTCCCACCTCGGAAACGTCTGGCGCGCCGACGCGCTCGCCGAGATGGGTTTCGACGGTTTCGGGCAGCCGGGTCGCAATTGGCATCAGGTCGAGTCCCGGCACGCCGAGGGCTTGGCTGTGGTCGACTGCGCCCCGGGCTCACCCGAATACACCCGGGCGATCGAAAAGCTGCAGCGTGCGGCCGATCTGAAGGTGCCTGCCGCGCTGGCGGTCGACTCCGTGCGCTACACCATTCCCGACGCCGGTGCCCGCATGCGGTGGGCCAGTTGTGTGTCGGCTCCGTTGCTGGCCGGTGCGTTCGCCGTGGCGTGGGAGTCCGACAATGTCGAACTGACCTGCGAGCTCGTCGAATATCACAGTGCGCGAGGTACTTTCACCGCTGAACCGCACGAGCAGCAGGTGAGTGACTGGACCGGTACCGCGACCGCCGCGGTGCCCGTCGAGGCCGAGCTGGCCCCGGAGCTCGCGATCGCGGCCGCCGCGCCTGCCGTCGGCGGTACGGGGCTGACCCGGCTCGGCCCGCTGCCGCCGCTGCGCATGGACCCGCAGACCGCTCCGATCATGAGCCGGTATCGAGACCTGGCGCGGGAGCGGTACGGCCGCGACGTCACCGCCGCAGGCGACGCATGGCAGACGTGGCCGTGA